The stretch of DNA CCGCGCGATGTCCCTCATGGAGCCGGCGAGGGAGAGCTTCGGGTTCAGCCTGGTGGTCGCGTTGAAGTCCCTGCACACCGCCGTGTGCGACCGCAGCGCCGCCTCCACGCCGGCGCCCGGGTCCCGCCGCAGCCGCTCGCCCACGGCCTCCGCGCAGAGGCCGCACACCCAGCTCCCGCAGTGCGCCGCGCGGACGCGGAGGATGTAGGCGGCCGTGCAGTCCTCCGGCACGCTGCAGCAAGCGCACCGCAccgtctccgccgccacctccgacGACGAGCTTCCGCTGCCACCGCCGGGAATGAGCTGGTTGGTTTTGGCGTTGTTGGAGCACTCCGAGAATGAGCGCCGCAGCTCTTGATCCTTTTGCTGAAAAATCTGAGCAACAACCCATCACTTATATATGCATTCATGTGACTTTTGCGACAAGTTCAGAAAAATTGTGGACATATTGTTCACTTTGAGAATCTAATTAGCTGTGGATATGTAGAAGAGAACCTAATCACATCATGATTGCAAAAACTAACGAGGTCTTTCATGTACATTGCCACATTACCTTGGGTCCTAGTAGGCAATTGCCGGTTTGCAGCATCGCGGGCTCCTGCACATGTGTCATCGTGTTTCACTGAACTAAGCTGAACTGTTTGTTGCTTGGTTGTCAGTGATTTGGATTAACAATCTGGGCATCCAATTTATAGGCACAGATCTTCTCTGTACCATGAGCTGATATATGTGTGCTAATAAGGGAAAAGCAGGCAACTTGGATGCGCTTTCGCAACTGAAAGAAAGTGAGGTGATCGATCAGgctagctagctgctgctgGACATGCAGCAACTTGTTCATAAGAAAGAGAAGCATGTATCTTTCGGACAGTTAGAGAGAGATCTTTGTAGTATCACATATAGCTATAGGTAGCTATGGTTCTTGTGACGGTTATAAGAAGTTGTATGTCCTGTTCCATAGGAGCTTTTTGGAGCTAATCATTGCTGTCTGTCACCTCTGAACTGGCACTGTCACAAGTTGACCCTGAAGAGTATGTGAGTGGTCACATGTTAAGCTCTCCGAAGAGCTCGGAGGTGCATAGAGCAAGCTAGATTGCTAACTTTAACCGTCATATCGAAGAAGAACGATTGTGGAACGATTGCATTATTCTCATGCAAAACTTCTGCTGGATGCGGATCAACTAATAATGCAAAAGGACGACTCTTTTTTCAATCCTTAAACTGAATGGCCATGCCAATACCAATGGTTGGTAAATGGTAAATAACCCAGAGCTTCAATACCAATGTCATATTTGGAGCTCGCCTTTTTTTTTTCAAGAAGCCGTTGAGAAGCTGTCCCAAAGAGGCCTAAGGCTTTGAGTCTACTTGTCAACTAACTAATCTAAAATCATCTAAATTGAAAGAATGAATGAAGGCCCGAACTGTTAAGATGTTAACCTGCAAAAGGAGGTGTTGGAACTCTGGGACAGAAATAATGGTACAGCTGCCTAATTACTTACTGGAGGTAATAAATAGTTCCTTTCGCTTATGACATCATGACACGAATCATTCATCTGAATTCAATCGCCTTCATAAGGACCACCACCGAGCGATGGATGTCCATAGATAAAAAAGAGGGTGTGTTGAGAAAGATACATGAACCTAACCAGAAAGGAAGCCACATAAGCAGCAGCTTGCAATAAAAGTCAGTGTGCAGAGCTACAACGAAGTGGCAATATGATGGAAATTTTCGGTGTCCTCATACATACTGAGTATATGCTACAAGTAGTGAAGCCATAAACTACTTTGGTTTCAGACAGCTTTTTTTAAGCTACCTTCACTATATGACCATTGAAATAGTGGAGTTGAATTACATTTGCAATGAAGCAACGAGAAGCAAAATCCACAATAAAGTTCAAAGGCACTAGAAAAAAAATGTGTATCTTCCAGATGAACTTAACTTGCTATATATGACCATTAATTTTCATAGAGAAAAAACGGTGAAGGTCCTTTGTTATTTTTGGAGGTCCTTGGACCCAAGAGAATAAAACTGTCAAAAGAAAAGAATTATAAGATGGTTAGTGTGACTTATTTGGAAGGAATAGGAAGAAAAGTAAGATAATATGTGCACTCCTACATTATATCCTAACTGATAAGGGCAACTTACGTTGCCCAAGTATTAGTTATGTGATCGATTGGAACACAAGGAACCCGTGCAAGCAAAAGTGAGCTAATATAAGGGACCATCCTAGCTAGAGCTACGACGTAATAAAAAGGTGATGTAATTAAGAAGTGGTTTAAAAGTGCACGTATAGGTCACTTTTCCTTTAAACCACAAAGCGGGCAGGCAGTGCTAGTGATCACTGACTGTTCGTCCGTGTGATCAACTATACGATGCAAAAAGGGAAGGAATTTCTAAATACGAGGCTAGTTATTTGTTTTGTTCGTCCGTGTGGCAGCTCGTCGAAGATGAACGGAGACGACGCCTCTGTGTCCCGTGGCTGGACGCGCGCACTCCATGAGTATCGCGCACGAACTAATCGTCCACGTCGAGGCCGGCGGAGTGGAGAATCTCCAGAAGAGCCAGGTCATGGGATGTCGTCCCAGACTGgcaggccggcgcggcggcgagccaCGGCATGCAGGGAAAGCGGCGCCGCGGCCACGACCCGGGGTGGACGGTAAacgaaataccgtccaccctggGTCCCTGCCAGCCGTTGGATCGAACACGCACGGCGCAGATCGGGCGAGATACGCACAGGCAGGCACTCTGGGTCGTCGTCCTCAATCGTCTGGCAGCGCGCCGGAGCTGGGTGGCGCGG from Panicum hallii strain FIL2 chromosome 3, PHallii_v3.1, whole genome shotgun sequence encodes:
- the LOC112886189 gene encoding uncharacterized protein LOC112886189 isoform X1, encoding MTHVQEPAMLQTGNCLLGPKQKDQELRRSFSECSNNAKTNQLIPGGGSGSSSSEVAAETVRCACCSVPEDCTAAYILRVRAAHCGSWVCGLCAEAVGERLRRDPGAGVEAALRSHTAVCRDFNATTRLNPKLSLAGSMRDIARRSFNRRASSATTCHDELRASKTMERAVSCQPRFFA
- the LOC112886189 gene encoding uncharacterized protein LOC112886189 isoform X2, giving the protein MLQTGNCLLGPKIFQQKDQELRRSFSECSNNAKTNQLIPGGGSGSSSSEVAAETVRCACCSVPEDCTAAYILRVRAAHCGSWVCGLCAEAVGERLRRDPGAGVEAALRSHTAVCRDFNATTRLNPKLSLAGSMRDIARRSFNRRASSATTCHDELRASKTMERAVSCQPRFFA